One window of the Podospora pseudopauciseta strain CBS 411.78 chromosome 4, whole genome shotgun sequence genome contains the following:
- the STP22 gene encoding Suppressor protein stp22 of temperature-sensitive alpha-factor receptor and arginine permease (EggNog:ENOG503NVDU; COG:U), whose translation MHKKILSYPAISRGPCTPGPQARANWCLRDFEEVPRLKCQDKMNAKATAVPQHAPAWFWRHLNGRNDDADDNNSPITTNSCFFEDPNMAVQQHVLNWLYSVLTSEYRDVNRAYSDVAQALAQYPSLSPRTDVHTFPNGSSALLVRLTGTIPVLFRGTTYRFPISLWVPHAYPQEAPLVYVTPTENMMVRPGQHVDPQGQVYHPYLAGWAGFWDKSSILDFLAILRDVFAKEPPVVARQPGGPPPPPAQQLQPASPPPVPPLPPDLASRPSSQAQHHSPENAPRPPPPPPKPGMQVDPRQPPVQGSPRAGPPVPPLPPKPGRPISQYAGEDPRLHHEQQARPGRSRYDTAPPLPPQAPQSPPVPPRPFHPPVQQQQQPPPPPGPQYQRSPPPPSNYSPGPPQPPYLPNDTRRSLPPQQQFTPLHQQQWQQPQAQPPIQQPPPPQPNPPVPDIMDSEDLTLSIPPTTTSAPPIPPNPEKDALLRQLASTLFTLRQQARDQNNSSLAGLQSQRQAMAAASQRMQAESAQLTQLSNLLTSNTSILQDSLRKADAVIESSSRLPEPNIDELLVAPTVVGNQLYDLVAEERALADAIFVLGRAVERGRIAPQTFARLTRSLAREWYLKKALVKKIGVGMGLSTGVGY comes from the exons ATGCACAAAAAGATCTTGTCTTACCCCGCCATTAGCCGAGGACCGTGCACACCCGGGCCTCAAGCTCGGGCCAACTGGTGTTTGAGAGACTTCGAAGAAGTGCCAAGGCTGAAATGCCAAGACAAAATG AATGCCAAGGCTACCGCTGTCCCACAGCACGCCCCAGCCTGGTTCTGGCGGCACCTCAACGGCCGCAACGACGACGctgacgacaacaacagtCCGATAACTACAAACAGCTGCTTCTTCGAGGACCCCAACATGGCAGTCCAGCAGCATGTCCTGAACTGGCTGTACAGTGTCTTGACAAGT GAATATCGAGATGTCAACCGTGCCTACAGCGATGTTGCCCAGGCCCTCGCGCaatacccctccctctccccgaGGACCGATGTCCACA CCTTCCCCAACGGTTCATCAGCTCTCCTCGTTCGCCTGACCGGCACCATTCCCGTCCTGTTTCGCGGCACAACATATCGATTCCCGATATCACTATGGGTTCCCCATGCCTACCCGCAGGAAGCGCCCCTGGTCTACGTGACCCCGACCGAGAACATGATGGTGCGCCCCGGCCAGCATGTTGATCCGCAGGGACAGGTCTACCATCCATATCTCGCGGGCTGGGCTGGGTTTTGGGAC AAGTCTAGCATTCTCGACTTTCTCGCCATTCTGCGAGATGTCTTTGCCAAAGAGCCGCCAGTAGTGGCTCGACAGCCAGGGGgaccgccgcctccaccagctcAGCAATTGCAAccggcatcaccacctcctgttcctcccctcccgcctgATCTCGCCTCCAGGCCATCAAGTCAGGCTCAACACCACAGCCCGGAAAATGCgccgagaccaccaccccctccaccaaaaccCGGCATGCAAGTCGACCCACGACAACCTCCTGTCCAAGGGTCACCTCGAGCCGGTCCCCCAGTACCTCCACTACCACCAAAGCCAGGACGTCCTATAAGCCAGTATGCCGGTGAAGATCCAAGACTGCACCATGAGCAACAAGCGCGACCGGGTCGATCACGATACGACACAGCACCCCCATTACCACCCCAAGCGCCCCAGTCTCCTCCGGTACCACCACGTCCCTTCCACCCTCCAgtccagcaacaacaacaaccaccaccaccaccaggcccCCAATACCAAcgttctccccctccaccaagcaACTACTCCCCGGgaccacctcaacccccttaCCTCCCCAACGATACTCGCcgctccctccctccacaacaacaattcacccccctccaccaacaacaatggcaacaaccccaagctcaacctcccatccaacaacccccaccaccccaacccaacccccccgtcCCAGACATCATGGACTCGGAAGACCTAACTCTTTCCATtccacccaccacaacctcggCGCCACCCATCCCTCCAAACCCTGAAAAAGACGCgctcctccgccagctcgCTTCAACACTGTTTACACTACGGCAACAGGCCCGCGACCAGAACAACTCCTCCCTTGCAGGTCTGCAATCGCAGCGGCAAGCCATGGCGGCAGCAAGCCAAAGAATGCAAGCTGAGTCGGCGCAACTGACTCAGCTTTCGAACCTCCTGACGTCCAACACATCCATCTTACAGGACTCGCTCAGAAAGGCAGACGCAGTGATTGAGAGCTCGTCTCGTCTTCCAGAGCCGAATATTGACGAGCTTTTGGTGGCTCCGACAGTGGTGGGGAACCAGCTTTACGATCTTGTCGCCGAAGAGAGGGCGTTGGCGGATGCGATTTTTGTGCttgggagggcggtggagcGGGGACGGATCGCGCCGCAGACGTTTGcgaggttgacgaggagTTTGGCGCGGGAGTGGTATCTCAAGAAGGcgctggtgaagaagattggggttgggatggggttgagtACCGGTGTTGGGTACTGA
- a CDS encoding hypothetical protein (EggNog:ENOG503PYJR), whose protein sequence is MFEQGGGDPFTLPIITRAAVSSSKPVFVEHPKAVASLRASRTSEMDPKAGGSVSTVRGKQQSQSSIEVGREMENTVKRNRHSVADLRMAFEQAVLAGSSGKSSVSKHPKSESASPNKKAISERTYQAEPGQANNRKHPSSETPPRARNSDHTEAPASEPINRRRTRALAEAFEHGGKLGSTPSRPLLQARTLSVKISTVKPPPNESPTKQSKEKAMARLSDSGVGRRILPGPPPSPFLQHWRTRRETAPVKSGPSLPIMVSTTVAVRTHRDSSSTTASSSSFSRRSTTPFPAKVEEALRKSSRGYGNLSQDGAGEGTATKESPVKDRIGMFEHLSRPRTVSSTSGSQKSRGSSSNKLVKSRNSVRRPSVSELRRGARALRALSLTGRRESKPVAAGMKTAEGTTKVTITTRHSVGVVQQSTAGKPLGSRVLRANTTTTAKPDGLSLTPRRDSSFFVKGAMWRVPRTNPAPAGKQQEPISSKPAPQPSYEPPSSAELVSKTATTKPTLFHPTSARDGRILPDRKSYGTLETKHSWETSTTAPTMVVSDPFLDKTSLSKTRDIIPVTGDGNCFHHHRDSPPVVRGGVVIHQATTTSIISVSPTASHYSPGNVTPGHETAKVQHPVAVTKKHFQQSLYPSSLGKKGGEAWRNKAGGVGPVLSPDLVHAVKQGGGNRRSSLSWGKRAAAAALGIGRRLRERRASSSAARHQAGGGNLISPRKMMQERSSREGIAVGGGGGGNREEDWDVVVATPNCRLQHPRPSRVVDWRRWEEEETRGGGGEAGEDGGKRIILGQGQGERTMGWPKL, encoded by the coding sequence ATGTTTGAacaaggaggtggtgaccCTTTTACCTTGCCCATCATCACTCGTGCAGCAGTGAGTTCTTCCAAGCCGGTCTTTGTCGAGCACCCCAAAGCTGTTGCAAGCCTCAGAGCGTCGAGGACGAGCGAGATGGATCCCAAGGCAGGCGGCAGTGTCTCGACAGTCAGAGGCAAGCAACAGAGCCAGTCATCCATCGAGGTAGGACGAGAGATGGAAAATACCGTCAAGAGAAACAGACACAGCGTGGCGGATTTGCGCATGGCATTTGAGCAAGCTGTGTTGGCTGGGTCGTCAGGCAAGTCGTCCGTGTCAAAGCATCCCAAGAGCGAGTCTGCCAGTCCAAACAAGAAAGCGATTTCAGAACGAACCTACCAAGCCGAGCCAGGTCAGGCAAACAACCGCAAGCACCCGAGCTCCGAAACACCGCCGAGGGCACGCAACAGTGACCACACGGAAGCGCCAGCCAGCGAGCCCATCAACAGAAGACGCACTCGAGCCCTCGCCGAAGCCTTTGAACACGGGGGCAAATTGGGAAGCACCCCATCGAGGCCGCTGCTCCAAGCACGAACACTCTCTGTCAAAATCTCCACCGTCAAGCCTCCTCCCAACGAAAGTCCCACCAAGCAGTCAAAGGAAAAGGCGATGGCCCGCCTCAGTGACAGTGGTGTCGGACGGAGGATACTACCAGGACCACCACCGTCGCCTTTTTTACAACACTGGAGAACCAGACGGGAGACCGCTCCTGTCAAATCCGGACCCAGTCTTCCCATCATGGTCTCCACCACGGTTGCTGTCAGGACACACCGCGACTCGAGCAGCACtactgcttcttcttcctccttctcccgaCGGTCTACCACCCCTTTTCCGGCAAAAGTGGAGGAGGCACTTCGCAAGTCGTCGAGAGGGTATGGAAACTTGTCCCAAGATGGTGCTGGGGAAGGTACTGCTACCAAGGAGTCTCCTGTCAAGGATAGGATCGGCATGTTTGAACACCTTAGTCGTCCGAGAACGGTGAGCTCGACCTCGGGGTCTCAGAAGAGCAGAGGGTCATCGTCGAACAAGCTGGTGAAGTCTCGCAATTCGGTGAGACGGCCTTCGGTGTCTGAGTTGAGACGAGGAGCAAGGGCGCTGAGAGCATTGTCGTTGACGGGACGGAGGGAGAGCAAGCCGGTGGCGGCTGGGATGAAGACCGCTGAGGGTACGACGAAGGTGACCATCACAACAAGACACAGCGTCGGGGTTGTCCAGCAGAGCACCGCCGGCAAGCCTCTGGGCAGCAGAGTCTTGCGTGCgaataccaccaccactgcaaAGCCAGACGGGCTGTCTCTCACTCCTAGGCGTGACTCGAGCTTTTTTGTCAAGGGGGCCATGTGGAGGGTTCCGCGGACGAATCCTGCGCCGGCGGGGAAACAACAAGAGCCCATCTCTTCCAAGCCAGCACCACAACCTAGCTACGAACCGCCCTCTTCCGCCGAACTCGTCAGCAAgactgccaccaccaaaccgACGCTTTTCCACCCCACCAGCGCAAGAGATGGCCGCATCCTCCCCGACAGGAAGAGCTACGGCACCCTCGAGACGAAACACAGCTGGGAGACGAGCACGACTGCCCCCACCATGGTGGTTTCTGATCCATTCTTGGACAAGACCTCTTTATCCAAGACGAGGGATATAATTCCAGTCACAGGTGATGGCAATTgctttcaccaccaccgcgaTTCACCGCCTGTTGtgaggggtggtgttgttatTCACCAAGCTACTACCACCTCGATCATTAGCGTTAGTCCCACGGCTAGTCATTACTCTCCTGGCAATGTCACGCCCGGCCATGAAACAGCAAAGGTACAGCATCCTGTAGCTGTTACAAAGAAGCATTTTCAGCAGAGTTtatacccctcctccttgggcaaaaaggggggtgaagcGTGGAGGAATAAAGCTGGCGGTGTGGGCCCGGTCTTGAGTCCAGATCTGGTGCACGCGGTGAAacagggaggggggaacagACGTTCCAGTTTGAGCTGGGGTaagagggcggcggcggcggcgttggggatCGGGAGACGGTTGAGGGAACGGAGAGCTAGTTCGAGTGCTGCTAGACATcaggcgggaggggggaattTGATCAGTCCGAGAAAGATGATGCAGGAGAGGAGTAGTCGGGAGGGGATTgcggttgggggaggaggaggagggaataGAGAAGAGGATtgggatgttgttgttgctacGCCGAATTGTAGGTTGCAGCATCCTAGGCCGTCGAGGGTTGTTgattggaggaggtgggaggaggaggagactaggggtggtggtggagaggctggagaagatggtggtAAGAGGATTATTTTGGggcaaggacaaggagagaGAACCATGGGTTGGCCCAAACtgtag
- a CDS encoding hypothetical protein (EggNog:ENOG503P9T2), whose translation MSRVPIRNLFLFSTALLIRPCQAFSLSEWLSKDPYEDGGTVQEQIQCYALPYGAIGMASHILTYFTVYMLSRGRNPILVWKRLKHRRFNLSVAAVGFVITLVLTSLTMARCRCTWPFILVALWKLVLSVTLTGMTIQAAWETHDEPKKEKQPKVVEEEQGYVAYGHGGYGYDYPESTYQRTPTDDRPGPRTSAADVHLGHYYPLKAPMGTGSRVRLTQREDDGDDDEWHGYHLPGLKGRYHRVWYWVPFYVLGVVVGFVGIMNIVSKHIMGNQQLRIITGVFGGVVLLMVLVVIVLSWLMMSGSGGCVGIVGVGCLTATGVAVFMLSVLFAFYTDWVLAALAEDLVGTPSRDNAVFYWTYFAAKRLPMVSF comes from the coding sequence atgtcaAGAGTACCAATACGAaatcttttcctcttctctaCAGCCCTCCTCATTCGCCCATGTCAAGCGTTCAGCCTGAGCGAATGGCTCTCCAAAGACCCCTACGAGGACGGCGGCACCGTCCAGGAGCAAATCCAATGCTACGCGCTCCCCTACGGCGCCATCGGAATGGCCAGCCACATTCTCACCTACTTCACTGTGTATATGCTCTCCCGCGGCAGAAACCCAATTCTCGTCTGGAAACGGCTCAAACATCGACGGTTCAACCTCTCTGTTGCTGCCGTTGGGTTTGTCATTACACTTGTCTTGACATCACTGACCATGGCGAGATGTCGATGCACATGGCCGTTTATCTTGGTCGCATTATGGAAGCTGGTGTTGTCGGTCACATTAACGGGCATGACCATCCAGGCGGCATGGGAGACACATGATGAGcccaagaaagaaaagcaaccaaaggttgtggaggaggagcaagggTACGTTGCGTATGGGCATGGTGGATACGGCTATGATTATCCCGAATCGACGTATCAGAGGACACCAACGGATGACCGTCCTGGACCGAGGACTTCGGCGGCGGATGTGCATTTGGGGCATTACTACCCTCTCAAAGCGCCGATGGGAACGGGGAGTAGGGTTAGATTGACTCAGCGGGAggacgatggtgatgacgacgaaTGGCATGGGTATCATTTGCCAGGGCTGAAGGGGAGGTATCATCGGGTGTGGTATTGGGTCCCGTTTTATGTGCTTGGGGTCGTCGTCGGGTTTGTGGGCATCATGAATATCGTGTCGAAGCATATCATGGGGAACCAGCAGTTGAGGATCATTACTGGGGTGTTTGGGGGTGTTGTGCTCCTGATGGTCCTGGTGGTGATTGTCCTGTCGTGGCTGATGATGAGCGGAAGTGGAGGATGCGTGGGGATTGTGGGAGTCGGTTGTCTGACAGCGACAGGAGTTGCTGTGTTCATGTTGAGCGTTCTGTTTGCCTTTTACACTGACTGGGTGTTGGCTGCGCTGGCTGAGGATTTGGTGGGAACGCCATCGCGGGACAATGCTGTGTTTTACTGGACGTATTTTGCCGCGAAGAGGTTACCAATGGTGTCTTTCTGA
- the NIT2 gene encoding Carbon-nitrogen hydrolase (EggNog:ENOG503NW7Z; COG:E) — MSLIAIGQLTSTSSLPHNLTQCRTLIARAASLNCKALFLPEASDYIASSPTESLSLCQPTNKSEFVTGLRAEAKKHKLAIHVGIHEPSWTDPKTKIRNTVIWIDENGHIVHTYQKVHLFDVDLGESGGPVLKESAVVEAGEKVGEVWDVEGVGRVGSAICFDMRFPEMSLALRRRGAEIITYPSAFTVPTGKAHWEVLLRARAIETQSYAVAAAQVGRHNEKRVSYGHSMIVDPWGKIVAEIKGREGEDNPEPEIATAVIDRELLAKVRREMPLNRRIDVYPEI; from the exons ATGTCCCTCATAGCCATCGGCCAACTgacatccacctcctccctcccccacaacctcacccaaTGCCGCACCCTCATCGCCCGcgccgcctccctcaactgcaaagccctcttcctccccgaaGCCTCCGATTACattgcctcctcccccaccgagtccctctccctctgccaGCCCACCAACAAATCCGAGTTCGTCACCGGCCTCCGCGCCGAAGCCAAAAAACACAAACTGGCCATCCACGTTGGCATCCACGAGCCAAGTTGGACAGaccccaagaccaagatCCGCAACACGGTGATCTGGATAGATGAGAACGGCCACATTGTTCATACATATCAGAAGGTGCACTTGTTTGATGTTGACCTGGGGGAGAGCGGAGGGCcggtgttgaaggagagtGCAGTGGTTgaggcgggggagaaggtcGGGGAGGTGTGGGACGtagagggggtggggagggtggggagcgCGATTTGTTTTGAT ATGCGCTTTCCAGAGATGAGTTTGGCGTTGCGACGAAGGGGCGCAGAGATCATCACCTATCCTTCTGCTTTTACAGTCCCAACAGGAAAGGCACATTGGGAAGTGCTTTTACGGGCGAGGGCGATAGAGACACAGTCTTATGCCGTTGCTGCTGCGCAGGTCGGGAGACATAATGAGAAGAGGGTTAGTTACGGGCACAGCATGATTGTTGATCCATGGGGCAAGATCGTGGCCGAGATCAAGGGGCGTGAAGGAGAAGACAATCCAGAGCCAGAGATTGCTACTGCTGTGATTGATAGGGAGCTGCTGGccaaggtgaggagggaaaTGCCGTTGAATCGGAGGAT AGATGTTTATCCAGAGATTTGA
- the STE2 gene encoding pheromone alpha factor receptor (EggNog:ENOG503P00C; COG:S): MSTPTSTTLAPGPPPTNFNPSTQTFILLAPAPPSGELAPVPLTPKEVSEIYADASSLSILYGSQIGACISILAVVLLMTPLPRFKRWPTIISILALALNTTRMVLLSLFYPSSWASLTALFLGDYSAVSQNDINISVAATLLSVPVTMLIYAALFVQAWSMLSLWRDVWKWLAIGVSIGVGLVTVGFNFAGAVIQARGVLGMTVPRDGVWVRQVYLGMMTGGICWFCFLFNVRLVMHMWETRSVLPGWKGLKAMDVLVICNGVLMFVPVVFAALEFASFTNFESASLTQTSVIVVLPLGVLVAQRLAAAPSRYASPTGTTTGMTGSSSMGSNPRSRNQTSSMATQRPLLSHDRRGSAASYNAHGFQGKNHVTVSADQQQCPRRHSRKDHPDDLITEVEKPSSQHHSPFSPLSPTFGEKGGAGLRMPDAAGQESNNGGVMVEREIRVERDGLSAAEVRNSDGS, from the exons ATGtccaccccaacctccaccaccctcgccccgGGGCCTCCACCAACAAACTTCAACCCCTCAACCCAaaccttcatcctcctcgccccggCCCCCCCATCAGGCGAACTCGCGCCcgtccccctcaccccaaaGGAAGTCTCCGAAATCTACGCCGacgcctcctccctgtcGATCCTCTACGGCTCCCAAATCGGGGCCTGCATCTCTATCCTCGccgtcgtcctcctcatgACCCCCCTCCCACGATTCAAGCGCTGGCCGACAATTATCTCCATCCTTGCCCTCGCGCTCAACACGACGAGAATGGTACTCCTCAGTTTGTTTTACCCGTCCTCCTGGGCGTCGCTGACGGCGCTTTTTCTCGGGGATTACTCGGCCGTCTCGCAGAACGATATCAATATCTCTGTTGCTGCCACGTTGTTGTCTGTCCCGGTCACGATGCTGATCTATGCCGCGCTGTTTGTGCAGGCGTGGAGTATGTTGAGTTTGTGGAGGGATGTGTGGAAGTGGCTTGCCATTGGGGTGAGTAtcggggttgggttggtcaCTGTTGGGTTCAACTTTGCGGGTGCGGTTATTCAGGCtaggggggtgttggggatgaCGGTGCCAAGGGACGGGGTGTGGGTGAGGCAGGTGTatttggggatgatgacggggGGGATTTGCTGGTTTTGCTTCTTGTTTAATGTTAGGTTGGTGATGCATATGTGGGAGACTAGGAGTGTGCTGCCGGGGTGGAAGGGCTTGAAGGCGATGGATGTGTTGGTTATTTGTAAcggggtgttgatgtttgtgCCCG TGGTCTTCGCAGCATTGGAGTtcgcctccttcaccaacttTGAATCGGCCTCTTTGACGCAGACGTCTGTTATTGTTGTTCTTCCTCTTGGGGTGTTGGTCGCGCAACGGCTTGCTGCGGCACCGTCACGATACGCCTCGCCGACTGGCACAACCACCGGCATGACCGGCAGCTCAAGCATGGGCTCCAACCCCCGATCGAGAAACCAAACCTCCAGCATGGCCACCCAGCGTCCACTCCTCAGTCACGACCGTCGTGGCAGCGCAGCCTCCTACAACGCCCACGGCTTCCAAGGCAAGAACCACGTTACTGTTTCTGCTGACCAACAACAATGCCCCCGCCGTCACAGCAGAAAGGACCACCCTGACGATTTGATCACGGAGGTGGAGAAGCCGAGCAGTCAGCACCACAGCCCTTTTTCGCCTTTGTCACCTACGTTTGGAGAGAAGGGAGGCGCTGGTTTGAGGATGCCAGATGCCGCTGGGCAGGAAAGTAACAACGGGGGTGTGATGGTTGAGAGGGAGATTagggtggagagggacgGCTTGAGCGCGGCGGAGGTGAGAAACTCAGATGGCTCGTAG
- a CDS encoding hypothetical protein (EggNog:ENOG503PR1Z), with translation MATMNPTAVWGTDPERGQAPMMGVHGLSTRCPTTAPNVNLYFSTLATVGAGTDEWGLAPAACQIPSFSGPHPHTAPFGFHYVPDDPGGCFTTTPPLPAFQSPGITSHPSCPTTTSSSTTGEFGNNSSGNGYFAHHNPVAPVTWTAETDKVTTTISERERSLFSFQHQLQPGDTTIRTTDASSFSSASTHSPLHSPTFTASPGVRNVSWSASSCASSPPPPCEKSGDDYFASTATIVPMDAGNVSSITTQQIPLKPSSRVIAASPLTAPSQTQTLEEYESSRRLWHNQIGKKYRTKLNEQFENLQLVLRLYDEDGEDTDTEGPNINVKGRSINKAKLLDMARQKLEELMNERKAWRQEKRALMENLRMSEE, from the exons atgGCGACCATGAACCCGACGGCTGTTTGGGGTACTGATCCCGAGAGGGGCCAGGCCCCGATGATGGGGGTGCACGGGCTCTCAACCAGATGCCCAACT ACAGCGCCCAACGTCAACTTGTACTTTTCCACTCTTGCCACGGTGGGAGCCGGCACTGATGAATGGGGTCTCGCACCAGCTGCATGCCAGATTCCCAGTTTTTCGGGCCCGCATCCGCACACAGCACCCTTTGGTTTCCATTATGTCCCTGACGATCCTGGAGGCTGCTtcaccacaacaccaccgctccCCGCCTTCCAATCGCCTGGTATCACCAGCCACCCCTCttgtcccaccaccacctcgtcctccaccaccggagAGTTTGGAAACAACTCGTCCGGAAATGGCTATTTTGCCCATCACAACCCTGTCGCCCCTGTCACGTGGACGGCAGAAACCGACaaagtcaccaccaccataaGCGAGCGCGAGCGCAGCCTCTTCTCTTTCCAGCACCAGCTGCAGCCAGGTGACACCACCATTCGCACCACCGACGCCTCATCTTTCTCGTCGGCTTCAACCCACAGCCCGTTGCACTCACCGACTTTTACCGCGAGTCCCGGAGTAAGAAATGTCTCATGGTCCGCTTCATCGTGTGCTtcgtcgccaccaccaccctgtgAAAAGAGCGGTGATGATTATTTTGCCTCTACCGCCACCATCGTCCCCATGGATGCCGGCAATGTCTCCTCGATTACCACCCAGCAAATCCCTCTCAAACCCAGCAGCCGCGTGATTGCAGCTTCCCCGCTGACAGCGCCGAGCCAGACGCAGACGTTGGAGGAATACGAAAGCAGTCGACGGTTGTGGCACAACCAGATTGGCAAGAAGTACCGGACTAAGCTGAACGAGCAGTTTGAGAACCTGCAGCTTGTTTTGCGGCTgtatgatgaggatggggaggacaCCGACACCGAGGGTCCGAACATCAATGTCAAGGGGCGGTCTATCAACAAGGCTAAATTGTTGGACATGGCGAGGCagaagttggaggagttgatgaATGAGAGGAAGGCTTGGAggcaggagaagagggcgtTGATGGAGAACTTGAGGATGAGTGAGGAGTAA
- a CDS encoding hypothetical protein (COG:T; EggNog:ENOG503PBV9) — translation MGPLSQRGWVLQEHALARRAIFFTEKQTYWECGEGVMCQCMTMMKNQLAMFLGNPNFPNLISKDSQEEKIQRYQKLHTASYPRSRQWVALVCLMRDLRRRDCSGGAYYGFTAGTRRRWSGSSLVSSKPLALCLPGRAWLYEGGIEYISPPFGEIQWYELTSLWFGDAQSLSPASDGRGAYSQGSLLAKARDYDVSSAGDGERRIEMDSPGGSEQKETKCVVLGSTRSVMLEEGVCYVIFVRAARGERWRRRCKSELVLVLCLGNVSSAGLRE, via the exons ATGGGACCGCTGAGTCAACGCGGATGGGTGCTCCAGGAGCATGcgctggcgaggagggcgataTTCTTTACTGAGAAGCAGACTTATTGGGagtgtggtgagggtgtcATGTGTCAGTGTATGACGATGATGAAAAA CCAACTCGCGATGTTTCTTGGTAACCCCAACTTTCCCAACCTAATCTCCAAAGACTCACAGGAAGAGAAAATACAGCGGTATCAAAAGCTGCAT ACCGCATCTTATCCGCGCTCAAGGCAATGGGTGGCTTTGGTGTGTTTGATGAGGGAcctgagaagaagggacTGCTCAGGAGGAGCTTACTATGGATTCACAGCAGGGACACGGAGAAGATGGTCAGGATCAAGTTTGGTGTCGAGCAAGCCATTAGCTTTGTGCCTTCCTGGTCGTGCATGGCTTTATGAAGGAGGGATAGAGTACATCAGTCCGCCGTTTGGGGAGATCCAGTGGTATGAGCTGACGAGTCTCTGGTTTGGCGACGCGCAGAGCCTATCTCCGGCTAGcgatgggaggggggcttaCAGTCAAGGGTCGTTACTTGCTAAAGCTAGGGACTATGACGTTTCAAGtgcgggggatggggaaaggAGGATTGAAATGGATAGTCCTGGGGGTTCGGAGCAGAAGGAGACGAAGTGTGTGGTTTTAGGGTCAACGAGGTCCGTGAtgcttgaggagggggtgtgcTATGTTATTTTTGTTCGCGCAGCTCGGGGGGAACGGTGGCGGAGAAGATGTAAGAGCGAGTTGGTGCTGGTTCTGTGTCTGGGGAATGTATCATCGGCAGGCCTACGCGAGTGA
- a CDS encoding hypothetical protein (COG:S; EggNog:ENOG503P00U), which yields MKVLYGLFSLPAVYGQGFSTTMLRFGCSEVVLDRIDPLVEPGGIPSAHVHQVVGGNAFNVTMPYSDISKLATCTTCSFDQDLSNYWTANVYFKARNGTYKRVPQMVNDSFYKAGITVYYTAPGPKTVTAFKPGFRMFTGDAARRTSTGLGRKMQSCYRCYTGPNFQGNTMSPCMDPKLDTESFPTTPCPGGIRSSVIFPICWDGKNLDTPNHMDHVAHPTSGPATFAVVDAACPASHPVKIPQVHYEASGCCRGFDIVWDTRAFNNKAEWPADGSQPFVLSQGDPTGYGQHGDYVFGWKDDTLQHAMDNRCFAATCRGLTTQTFDKANQCQVKRVVKEDIDGWLKALPGHSHE from the exons ATGAAGGTCTTGTATGGCCTTTTTTCTCTCCCGGCCGTTTACGGCCAGGGCTTTAGCACAACCATGCTTCGATTCGGCTGCTCCGAG GTCGTCCTCGATCGCATCGATCCTCTCGTTGAGCCCGGCGGTATTCCCTCTGCTCACGTCCATcaggttgttggagga AATGCGTTCAACGTTACCATGCCCTACAGCGATATTTCCAAGCTCGCGACATGCACAACATGCTCGTTTGATCAAGATTTGAGCAACTACTGGACTGCCAACGTGTACTTTAAGGCTCGAAACGGAACCTACAAGCGTGTTCCCCAGATGGTCAATGAT AGCTTTTACAAAGCTGGCATCACCGTATACTATACGGCTCCTGGTCCTAAAACCGTTACTGCCTTTAAGCCAGGCTTCAGAATGTTCACTGGCGATGCAGCACGCCGCACCTCGACTGGCCTTGGTCGCAAGATGCAGAGCTGCTATCGTTGCTACACAG GTCCCAACTTCCAGGGCAACACCATGAGCCCCTGCATGGATCCCAAGCTTGACACCGAGAGCTTTCCAACAACTCCATGCCCCGGAGGCATCCGCAGCAGTGTTATCTTCCCCAT CTGCTGGGACGGGAAGAACCTCGACACTCCGAACCACATGGACCACGTTGCTCACCCTACGTCCGGGCCTGCCACCTTTGCCGTTGTCGATGCTGCCTGCCCTGCGAGCCATCCGGTCAAGATCCCACAGGTCCACTACGAGGCaagtggttgttgtcgtggCTTTGAT ATCGTCTGGGATACCCGTGccttcaacaacaaggcTGAATGGCCCGCCGATGGCTCTCAGCCTTTTGTACTGAGCCAGGGAGACCC GACCGGCTACGGCCAACATGGCGACTATGTCTTTGGCTGGAAGGACGACACTCTCCAGCACGCCATGGACAACCGCTGCTTTGCTGCCACATGCCGTGGTTTAACGACGCAGACCTTTGATAAGGCTAACCAGTGCCAGGTCAAGAGAGTGGTTAAGGAGGATATCGACGGCT GGCTCAAGGCTTTGCCGGGTCATTCACACGAGTGA